From a region of the Paenibacillus sp. FSL R10-2734 genome:
- a CDS encoding DUF4432 family protein — protein sequence MDVRTLSNPGQMDVLQVVGDGLIVEFLPEKGGDIYKICIDHTNILWESPWGISKLGNRIDFCHTSKERWLQGYPGGWQILFPNAGEESYNYGVMHNFHGEACQVPWAYKHVKVTDTKVQIIFSTRLYKSPYAMERIVTIDEVEQCIELKESVTNQGQQDLYAEWGQHIAFGAPFVGPGTRLEVPARSVESYERDIELSRLKKGVFSWPIEDLACDLGQVPSGKATDFAILKELTMGCYTIINDKIDLRVRVEWDVDMMPNLWLWQEFNGLQNYPFYGACYVMGVEPNSASHEAGLQESIQRGEAIEIKAQQTKTFALTLSWSSSMIGSHTS from the coding sequence ATGGATGTTCGAACCCTTTCAAACCCTGGTCAGATGGACGTGTTACAAGTCGTGGGTGACGGATTGATCGTAGAGTTTCTGCCAGAGAAAGGCGGAGATATCTATAAAATTTGTATTGATCATACGAATATATTATGGGAAAGCCCTTGGGGAATCTCAAAGCTAGGGAATCGCATCGATTTCTGTCATACGTCCAAGGAGCGCTGGTTACAAGGCTATCCTGGTGGTTGGCAAATTTTATTCCCCAATGCAGGAGAAGAGAGCTATAACTATGGAGTTATGCATAATTTCCACGGAGAGGCTTGTCAGGTACCCTGGGCATATAAGCACGTAAAAGTAACGGATACAAAGGTTCAGATCATATTTTCCACACGACTCTATAAATCACCCTATGCGATGGAGCGAATTGTAACGATAGACGAAGTAGAGCAGTGCATTGAGTTGAAGGAATCCGTTACGAATCAGGGGCAGCAAGATTTGTATGCCGAATGGGGACAGCATATCGCGTTCGGTGCGCCATTCGTTGGACCTGGAACACGGCTTGAAGTACCTGCAAGATCGGTTGAATCGTATGAGCGGGATATTGAATTATCTCGTTTGAAAAAAGGTGTATTTTCATGGCCGATCGAAGATCTTGCTTGTGATCTTGGTCAAGTTCCTTCAGGTAAAGCCACAGATTTTGCGATTCTAAAAGAGTTGACGATGGGATGCTATACGATAATAAATGATAAAATAGATTTACGTGTACGTGTAGAATGGGATGTAGACATGATGCCAAACCTGTGGTTGTGGCAAGAATTTAACGGTCTTCAAAACTATCCATTCTATGGGGCCTGTTATGTCATGGGCGTAGAACCGAATTCCGCTTCACATGAAGCGGGGTTGCAGGAATCGATCCAACGTGGTGAAGCGATTGAGATCAAGGCGCAGCAGACAAAGACATTTGCATTGACATTATCATGGAGTAGCTCGATGATTGGAAGTCATACGAGTTAG
- a CDS encoding glucose 1-dehydrogenase, producing the protein MFDDLLGKVFIVTGAAQGIGRGIALRLGQEKCKVVINFASDRSKVLAEEASALIEASGGQAVACQGDVGQVDTAKKLVDVAVGHFGTLHGIVNNAGVQSEYPSEKLPVDEWNRIMDVNLRGTFLGCQETIKYLLKKDMQGSIVNVSSVHQQIPKPQYVHYASSKGGLKLLTESLAREYADRGIRINAVAPGAIDTPMNGKLLSDPQITAQILNKIPSRQIGTPEQIAAPVAWLLSQEASYVTGVTIFADGGMVLYP; encoded by the coding sequence ATGTTTGACGATTTACTAGGAAAGGTGTTTATTGTCACAGGTGCAGCGCAAGGCATTGGTAGAGGGATCGCGCTTCGCTTAGGCCAGGAAAAATGCAAAGTCGTTATTAATTTTGCTAGTGATCGAAGTAAAGTTTTAGCCGAAGAAGCGAGTGCGCTTATTGAAGCCTCAGGCGGGCAAGCTGTTGCGTGCCAAGGTGATGTAGGACAAGTGGATACCGCCAAAAAATTAGTTGATGTGGCGGTAGGTCATTTCGGTACATTACATGGAATTGTTAATAATGCAGGGGTACAGTCTGAGTATCCATCGGAGAAATTGCCTGTAGATGAGTGGAATCGGATCATGGATGTGAATTTACGCGGAACATTCCTAGGGTGCCAAGAAACGATCAAATACCTCCTGAAGAAAGATATGCAGGGAAGTATTGTGAATGTATCTAGTGTGCATCAACAGATTCCTAAGCCTCAATATGTACATTATGCTTCGTCCAAAGGTGGATTAAAGCTATTAACGGAATCATTAGCACGTGAATATGCCGATCGAGGAATTCGGATTAATGCCGTTGCTCCTGGAGCAATTGATACGCCTATGAACGGTAAATTACTCAGTGATCCACAGATTACGGCGCAAATATTGAACAAAATTCCTTCACGTCAAATTGGAACACCAGAACAAATTGCTGCTCCTGTAGCTTGGCTATTGTCTCAAGAAGCAAGCTATGTGACGGGAGTTACGATATTTGCTGATGGTGGAATGGTTCTGTATCCGTAG
- a CDS encoding ABC transporter substrate-binding protein produces the protein MYKRWFIFGLFLLLIIQLIGCTKHTEVPISNNETPVNLIYYTIGEPDKDLRKVNDKINEVLMRKIGITITYNKLGWQEYGSRLNTIISSDTPYDIAFAPDYSTYAKQGKWLKLDDYLMNQGEDMYNAIDPIFWKGARLPDGSIYGIPTNKELAVVEHWMYPADLVKKYHIDITKYNTLESLEPLLRMIQMNEPDYLPMELNRDAHNFFAMIGYEYIAYYKIPLMIQSTHSNASIVNIFETDEAKQILKTVRRYYQLGFINKDAALREPSSLQRGLKVFWKSASGGPLSESVWSKDLGYQVVAHPVTPEVATTESVLGGMMTVNANTKHPEESIKFLNLLNTDPELRNLFNYGIEGVHYNLNKEGQVIFVSPNYTGIQYTQGNWFILKTLGGKYPDPPDKWEQYRAYNAKVVESKVLGFNPDLSSLSEQVDEIEIVWNKYYPILMTGSVDVDTFLPKFNQELHEAGIDDVRKAIQAQLNTWQKHQSK, from the coding sequence ATGTATAAACGTTGGTTTATTTTTGGCCTTTTTCTGTTACTCATCATTCAATTAATCGGCTGCACCAAACATACAGAGGTTCCAATTTCTAATAATGAAACGCCCGTTAACCTTATTTATTATACGATCGGCGAGCCGGACAAAGATCTACGTAAGGTGAATGACAAAATAAATGAGGTCCTTATGCGTAAAATCGGCATTACGATCACCTATAACAAACTTGGCTGGCAAGAATACGGTAGCCGATTAAATACAATTATTTCATCCGATACCCCCTATGATATTGCCTTTGCACCGGACTACTCTACGTATGCAAAACAGGGAAAGTGGTTGAAGCTGGATGACTATTTAATGAATCAAGGCGAGGATATGTATAATGCAATTGATCCAATCTTTTGGAAAGGTGCCCGTTTACCTGATGGCAGCATTTACGGCATACCGACGAATAAAGAATTAGCCGTAGTTGAGCATTGGATGTATCCTGCTGATCTTGTTAAGAAATATCATATTGATATTACGAAATACAACACGCTAGAATCGCTAGAGCCACTGTTACGAATGATTCAAATGAATGAGCCCGATTACTTACCCATGGAATTGAACCGAGATGCGCATAATTTTTTTGCGATGATTGGATATGAATATATAGCGTACTATAAAATACCATTAATGATTCAATCGACACATTCGAATGCTTCGATCGTCAATATTTTCGAAACGGATGAAGCCAAACAGATTTTAAAGACCGTTCGACGATACTATCAACTTGGCTTCATTAATAAAGATGCTGCCTTACGTGAACCAAGTTCACTTCAGCGCGGTTTGAAGGTTTTCTGGAAATCCGCAAGCGGAGGCCCGCTATCCGAGAGTGTTTGGAGTAAGGATCTGGGGTATCAAGTGGTCGCTCATCCGGTAACGCCAGAAGTGGCAACGACTGAATCCGTTCTTGGCGGTATGATGACTGTAAATGCAAATACGAAGCATCCCGAGGAAAGTATTAAATTTCTAAATTTATTAAATACCGATCCCGAGTTACGTAATTTATTCAACTATGGGATCGAAGGAGTCCATTACAATTTAAATAAAGAGGGCCAGGTTATCTTCGTTTCACCAAATTATACCGGGATACAATATACACAAGGCAATTGGTTTATCTTAAAAACACTTGGCGGAAAATATCCTGATCCGCCGGATAAATGGGAACAATACCGAGCGTATAATGCAAAAGTGGTGGAATCTAAAGTACTCGGCTTTAATCCAGACCTTTCCTCGCTATCTGAGCAAGTCGATGAGATCGAAATCGTCTGGAATAAATATTATCCGATTCTCATGACCGGCAGCGTCGATGTAGATACCTTTCTGCCCAAGTTCAATCAAGAGTTGCACGAAGCAGGTATTGACGACGTACGCAAAGCCATTCAAGCGCAGTTAAATACTTGGCAGAAGCATCAATCCAAGTAA
- a CDS encoding response regulator has translation MYKLLIVDDEPQILEGMKRILDWKNYGFDYVETCDSTDAAVSRAVQLIPDIAIFDVCIGKNLGYDAIRQLNEVQLPTKYIIMSGYSDFKYAQQAIRCGVKDYLLKPLEKDKLQQVIEKIIVDDLHGVIGDPQSSTAHLDPVMGVPYDSLSKLVNRILLMVREDFNQNITLKSVADRFQMNSTYLGQLFIKETNMKLSEYLMLYRMQRAKELIQTTNEKIHWIACSVGYNNMNYFYTHFHSYYGKSPSDLR, from the coding sequence ATGTACAAACTTTTAATCGTTGATGATGAGCCCCAAATTTTAGAAGGCATGAAACGAATTCTAGATTGGAAGAACTATGGATTTGATTATGTCGAAACCTGTGATTCTACGGATGCTGCTGTATCCAGAGCTGTGCAATTAATTCCTGATATCGCTATTTTTGATGTATGTATTGGTAAAAATCTTGGTTATGATGCCATTCGACAGCTCAATGAAGTTCAACTTCCTACGAAATATATAATTATGAGCGGATATAGTGATTTTAAATACGCTCAACAAGCTATCCGCTGTGGCGTTAAAGATTATTTATTAAAGCCATTAGAGAAAGATAAGCTCCAGCAGGTTATTGAGAAAATAATTGTTGACGATCTTCATGGTGTCATTGGAGATCCGCAGAGTAGCACTGCCCACTTGGATCCAGTCATGGGTGTTCCTTACGATTCGTTATCGAAGCTAGTAAATCGCATTTTGCTCATGGTTAGAGAAGATTTCAATCAGAATATTACCTTAAAATCTGTCGCCGATCGTTTTCAAATGAATAGCACCTATCTTGGGCAATTGTTCATTAAAGAAACGAACATGAAGCTTTCCGAATATTTAATGCTGTATCGCATGCAACGTGCTAAAGAGCTTATCCAGACCACGAATGAGAAAATCCATTGGATCGCATGTTCAGTTGGATATAATAACATGAATTATTTCTACACACATTTCCATAGCTATTACGGAAAATCTCCTTCCGATCTGCGCTAA
- a CDS encoding histidine kinase, translated as MNTFLRIKIYRSKFWTYVIFILLIGLTLGALTSAIVINQSVGNARIEAANAFSRTENNLQNDADRIEAYMQRIYSNQDLMNDASYFLSPTIDEYLTKRLKNSTFNQRPLISFPEDVKTYLYNWAQGDITQISVHTVKQGNVIDFNSNGIPHFQFGLSNDDLMFTENIQRGFVYRKKLLQLAEGSAEIRFQISSERIFSIVNNYQLGHAAAINESGEVYLIGNDNPMSEQLIQQAIANKNTHGVILKNWMSPIFYVTFPSTKFNYKFVSTIELKVLVQQHASTLILLFLVILTAMICVLLLVVYNLRDDARFLHRIIQSIKRVKTANFTPNKPARYRRNEYGMIAREVDDMIHKLDKHIRNEYLLKLKQQEAEMKALQHQINPHFLYNTLEVIRSTALVNQDAHTADAIATLGALYREMVKKENIISIGSELELLEKYLKIMEFKYPDHFYYQIDMEDSLLNVPTIKFWMQPLAENFFIHGFDKEKEFNLFVVKGSEDEHYYRLEFIDNGVWIEEDRLADIRRILSSKHEMSTKSIGLYNVYARLKFYYDKGFSIQIENNDEAGVRISVQISKEVTRDVQTFNR; from the coding sequence ATGAATACGTTTCTACGCATTAAAATTTATCGTAGTAAATTTTGGACCTATGTGATATTCATTCTGTTAATCGGACTGACGTTAGGGGCACTGACCAGTGCCATCGTCATCAATCAGTCCGTTGGTAATGCCCGCATCGAGGCTGCAAATGCCTTTTCTCGCACAGAGAACAACTTACAGAATGACGCAGATCGTATTGAAGCTTATATGCAGCGTATTTATTCAAATCAAGATTTGATGAACGATGCTAGCTATTTTCTGAGTCCAACCATTGATGAGTATCTTACTAAACGATTAAAGAACAGTACATTCAATCAACGACCGCTTATCTCTTTTCCTGAAGATGTGAAAACTTATCTGTACAATTGGGCGCAAGGAGATATTACACAAATTAGTGTTCATACAGTGAAGCAAGGCAATGTTATAGACTTTAATAGTAATGGCATTCCCCACTTCCAGTTTGGTCTATCCAATGATGATCTTATGTTTACTGAGAATATTCAACGGGGGTTTGTATATCGCAAAAAATTGCTTCAGCTTGCGGAGGGTTCCGCCGAAATTCGCTTTCAAATTAGCAGTGAGCGAATTTTTAGCATCGTTAATAATTATCAGCTTGGCCATGCAGCAGCGATTAATGAATCAGGAGAAGTGTATCTAATCGGCAACGACAATCCAATGTCTGAGCAGCTCATTCAGCAGGCCATTGCCAATAAAAATACGCATGGTGTAATACTAAAAAACTGGATGTCTCCCATTTTCTATGTCACTTTTCCATCTACCAAATTTAATTATAAGTTTGTTAGCACCATTGAATTAAAGGTATTGGTTCAGCAGCATGCGTCTACGCTTATTTTATTATTTCTAGTTATTTTAACAGCCATGATCTGTGTTCTTTTACTCGTTGTCTATAACCTGCGAGATGACGCACGATTCCTGCACCGTATTATTCAGTCTATAAAACGCGTGAAGACAGCGAACTTCACTCCAAACAAACCTGCACGCTATCGTCGAAATGAATATGGTATGATTGCACGTGAAGTGGATGACATGATTCACAAGTTAGATAAACATATTCGTAATGAATATTTGCTAAAATTGAAACAGCAAGAAGCCGAAATGAAAGCGCTACAGCATCAAATTAACCCTCATTTTCTATATAACACCTTGGAGGTCATTCGCTCTACCGCATTAGTCAATCAAGATGCACATACAGCCGATGCGATTGCTACCTTAGGTGCCCTTTATCGTGAAATGGTAAAAAAAGAGAACATTATCTCTATTGGAAGCGAGTTAGAGCTACTCGAAAAATATTTAAAAATTATGGAGTTCAAGTATCCTGACCACTTTTATTACCAGATTGATATGGAAGATTCGTTACTTAATGTACCCACCATTAAGTTTTGGATGCAGCCTTTGGCGGAGAACTTCTTCATTCATGGCTTTGACAAAGAGAAAGAATTTAATTTGTTTGTCGTCAAGGGTAGCGAAGATGAGCATTACTACAGATTGGAATTTATAGATAATGGAGTGTGGATTGAGGAAGATCGCTTAGCCGATATACGACGAATACTATCTAGTAAACATGAAATGTCGACCAAGAGCATTGGTTTATATAATGTTTATGCAAGATTGAAATTTTACTATGATAAGGGTTTTTCAATACAAATTGAGAACAATGATGAAGCAGGCGTAAGGATTTCTGTACAGATTTCTAAAGAGGTGACTAGAGATGTACAAACTTTTAATCGTTGA
- a CDS encoding ABC transporter substrate-binding protein has protein sequence MKKIFKIASTLCILSLMGSALAACGSSNNSASSTNEPSNNSTSTEAAGKKDIPTLVWWQIGNTPLPANYSKAIDKMNEYTAEKIGVKVDLRVASWGEWDTKMNTIVNTGEPFDMMFTNNTKYSKQVAMGALTDITDLVQSEAPDLYKTIPSEVWDGTKVGGKYYAVPTYKDSSVSQYWSYDDKLVQKYNIDYQNITSMQDLDKPLHDIKAGEGKSFYPVRLIQSEAFSGMFNNYDDLTLGFFPVGVKVDDPSRKVISVFEQPDVMANLKLLHKWYQDGIINPDAPTKTEKEKYNPFGTQQAFPGAEIAMQINAGVEKFVMNKTFGPLYTTSTIQGSLNAISANSKYKNEALKYLQLVNTDSKLRNMLAFGEEGVDFKYVDGKDNVIERTTDTWPLAAYSQGTFFNMAITKGAPEDQWEQVKKLNEQAVASTVLGFALDVSEIQTEVANAQSTFDKYKYELLTGASDPEKIVPKMLAELKKAGLDKIIQKAQEEIDNYFK, from the coding sequence ATGAAGAAAATCTTCAAGATTGCCTCAACACTCTGTATTCTGTCATTAATGGGATCCGCCTTAGCAGCATGCGGTAGTTCCAACAACTCGGCTTCATCGACGAATGAACCATCAAACAACTCTACATCAACAGAAGCAGCAGGTAAAAAGGACATTCCGACCCTGGTATGGTGGCAAATCGGTAATACGCCACTTCCTGCGAACTACAGTAAAGCCATTGACAAGATGAATGAATATACTGCGGAGAAAATCGGGGTAAAAGTCGATCTTCGTGTGGCCAGCTGGGGCGAATGGGATACGAAGATGAACACCATTGTGAACACAGGTGAGCCGTTCGACATGATGTTCACGAATAACACGAAGTACAGTAAACAAGTCGCGATGGGAGCTCTTACGGACATCACGGATTTAGTCCAAAGCGAAGCCCCTGATCTGTACAAAACCATTCCATCCGAAGTATGGGATGGCACAAAAGTTGGCGGGAAATACTACGCAGTTCCAACCTATAAAGACTCATCTGTCTCTCAATATTGGAGCTATGATGACAAGCTCGTACAGAAATACAACATCGATTACCAGAACATTACATCGATGCAAGATTTAGACAAACCACTTCATGATATAAAAGCTGGTGAAGGCAAAAGCTTCTACCCAGTACGACTTATTCAAAGTGAAGCCTTCTCGGGAATGTTCAATAACTATGATGATTTAACGCTAGGCTTCTTCCCTGTTGGTGTAAAAGTAGATGATCCTTCTCGCAAGGTGATCTCTGTTTTCGAACAGCCTGATGTCATGGCAAATTTGAAATTGCTTCATAAATGGTATCAAGATGGAATCATCAATCCAGATGCTCCAACCAAAACAGAAAAAGAAAAATATAACCCATTTGGTACACAACAAGCCTTCCCAGGTGCTGAGATCGCGATGCAAATCAATGCGGGCGTAGAAAAATTTGTTATGAACAAAACATTTGGTCCACTTTATACGACAAGTACAATTCAAGGCTCCTTAAATGCAATCTCTGCGAATTCCAAGTACAAAAATGAAGCTTTGAAATATCTGCAATTAGTAAACACAGATTCAAAGCTCCGTAATATGCTAGCATTTGGTGAAGAAGGCGTTGATTTCAAATATGTAGATGGTAAAGATAACGTTATCGAGCGCACAACGGATACTTGGCCGCTCGCTGCTTACTCACAAGGTACCTTCTTCAATATGGCTATAACCAAAGGCGCACCTGAAGATCAATGGGAACAAGTGAAGAAATTAAATGAACAAGCTGTAGCCTCCACTGTTCTGGGCTTCGCACTCGATGTCAGTGAAATTCAGACAGAAGTTGCGAACGCACAGTCTACATTTGATAAATATAAATACGAATTGCTAACAGGTGCTTCTGACCCAGAGAAGATTGTACCAAAAATGTTAGCCGAATTAAAAAAAGCCGGACTGGATAAAATAATACAAAAAGCGCAGGAAGAAATCGATAATTATTTCAAGTAA
- a CDS encoding carbohydrate ABC transporter permease, with protein sequence MATKTYESGLDKFNRTSKGINILFNTIFLVIALACVVPVIVVLSISLTNESYIRDVGYSIFPADFSFEAYSFIAKQGTMILRALGTSTLVTVVGTVLGVLLTTSMGYVISRPSYKLKSFLTWIVFIPMVFNGGLVSSYFINANLLGLKDSFWALILPLAVSSFNVIICKTFFTSTIPDGVIESAEIDGANQIRIFFSIILPISLPVLATIGLFLCFSYWNDWFQSMLYIDNPNLYSLQALLNNLMTNADALARNAQSMGVSSAELIAKMPKESARMAVAILIILPVACAYPFFQRYFISGLTVGAVKG encoded by the coding sequence ATGGCAACAAAAACCTATGAATCCGGGCTTGATAAGTTTAATCGAACAAGTAAAGGAATTAACATCCTATTTAACACCATTTTTCTGGTCATCGCACTTGCCTGTGTTGTGCCCGTTATCGTCGTATTATCGATTTCATTAACCAATGAATCTTATATCCGAGACGTTGGTTACAGTATCTTTCCAGCCGATTTTTCTTTTGAAGCTTACAGTTTTATTGCCAAGCAAGGAACGATGATTCTACGTGCTCTAGGCACCTCGACCCTTGTCACTGTAGTAGGTACTGTACTTGGCGTCCTTCTTACAACATCGATGGGTTATGTTATTTCACGCCCGTCATACAAGTTAAAAAGCTTTCTGACTTGGATCGTATTCATTCCGATGGTTTTCAATGGTGGTCTCGTATCCAGTTATTTCATCAATGCAAACTTACTAGGGTTGAAGGATAGTTTCTGGGCTCTGATCTTACCGCTTGCGGTCTCATCCTTTAACGTCATTATTTGTAAAACCTTTTTCACAAGCACGATTCCAGATGGTGTAATCGAATCGGCCGAAATTGATGGTGCTAATCAAATTAGGATCTTCTTCTCGATCATATTGCCTATATCGCTACCTGTTCTTGCAACGATAGGATTGTTCCTATGCTTCAGCTATTGGAACGACTGGTTCCAATCCATGCTGTATATTGATAACCCGAATCTCTACTCGTTACAGGCGTTGCTTAACAATCTAATGACTAATGCCGATGCACTTGCCAGAAATGCTCAAAGTATGGGCGTTAGTTCTGCAGAGCTCATCGCGAAAATGCCTAAAGAGTCCGCACGTATGGCGGTCGCCATCCTCATCATCTTGCCTGTTGCTTGTGCATATCCATTCTTCCAGAGATATTTCATTTCTGGTCTGACAGTCGGCGCCGTCAAAGGCTAA